The proteins below are encoded in one region of Triticum aestivum cultivar Chinese Spring chromosome 1B, IWGSC CS RefSeq v2.1, whole genome shotgun sequence:
- the LOC123140006 gene encoding proline iminopeptidase: MIRPLSLPLPLLRCPAPARLSRPPPPPPPPTQGTRAPGNCRLLRAHGRPQRHRRRPRSSSGASASLSVSGPEMDPAARKDLYPHVEPFDTGRLRVSDVHTIYYEQSGNPGGHPVVFLHGGPGAGTSPGNRRFFDPEFYRIVLFDQRGAGKSTPHACLEENTTWDLVADIEKLRQHLDIPEWQVFGGSWGSTLALAYSQTHPDKVTGIVLRGIFLLRKKELDWFYEGGAAAVFPDAWEPFRDFIPEDERNCFIAAYSKRLTSSDADVQIQAARRWTTWEMMTAHLVQNHENIKRGEDDKFSLAFARIENHYFINKGFLDSDSHLLDNVDKIRHIKSFIVQGRYDMCCPMMSAWDLHKAWPEAEFKVVPDAGHSANEVGVAAELVSANEKLKSMLKK; encoded by the exons ATGATCcgcccactctctcttcccctccccctcctccgctGTCCCGCCCCCGCACGCCTCtcgcgcccgccgcctcctcccccacccccaACCCAAG GCACACGGGCCCCAGGGAACTGCCGCCTTCTCCGCGCGCACGGCAGGCCGCAgaggcaccgccgccgccctcgttcCTCCTCCGGCGCCAGCGCCAGCCTCTCCGTCTCCGGCCCGGAGATGGATCCCGCCGCGCGGAAGGATCTGTACCCGCACGTCGAGCCCTTCGACACCGGCCGCCTCAGGGTCTCCGACGTccacaccatctactacgagcagTCCGGGAACCCCGGGGGCCAC CCCGTCGTCTTCCTCCACGGCGGCCCTGGGGCCGGCACCTCGCCGGGCAACCGCAGGTTCTTCGATCCGGAGTTCTACAGGATCGTGCTGTTCGACCAG AGAGGCGCTGGCAAGAGCACTCCCCATGCTTGTCTAGAGGAGAACACCACCTGGGACCTGGTGGCTGACATTGAGAAGCTCAGGCAGCACCTGGACATTCCAGAGTGGCAG GTGTTCGGCGGTTCATGGGGAAGCACCTTGGCCCTCGCCTACAGCCAGACTCACCCTGACAAG GTCACTGGCATTGTTTTAAGAGGCATTTTCTTGCTTAGGAAAAAGGAGCTTGACTGGTTCTACGAGGGCGGCGCAGCAGCTGTTTTCCCAGATG CATGGGAGCCATTTAGAGATTTTATTCCAGAGGACGAAAGGAACTGTTTCATAGCTGCTTACAGCAAAAGGCTAACTTCCTCTGACGCTGATGTGCAG ATTCAAGCTGCTAGGAGATGGACAACGTGGGAGATGATGACTGCACATCTTGTTCAAAATCACGAGAACATTAAACGAGGGGAGGATGACAAATTTTCATTG GCATTTGCAAGGATTGAAAACCACTACTTCATTAACAAGGGATTCTTAGACTCGGACTCTCACTTATTGGACAACGTCGACAAAATTCGTCACATTAAATCTTTCATTGTACAG GGGCGGTATGATATGTGCTGTCCTATGATGTCTGCTTGGGATCTTCATAAAGCTTGGCCTGAAGCTGAGTTTAAG GTGGTTCCAGATGCAGGACACTCGGCCAATGAAGTTGGCGTTGCGGCTGAACTGGTATCAGCTAACGAAAAGCTTAAAAGCATGTTGAAAAAATGA